In Candidatus Latescibacterota bacterium, the genomic stretch AGTACATCGGGCCGCCTGAGACAGATCCGTCATCATGGATCTTTCTGTATTTCATGCTGAGCGTGCATTCGACGAATTTCGATGCCGTTCCAAGGATGGCCGTCACCCACATCCAGAAAAGGGCCCCCGGCCCACCGTAGTGGATCGCGATGGCTACACCCGAGATGTTTCCGATGCCGATAGTGGCGGAGAGGGCCGATGTAAGCGCCTGAAAGTGATTGATCTCACCTTTGTCTTTTGGATCATCATAATAGCCTGCTATTACAGCCAGGCTGTGGGAGACTTTGCGGAGCTGGATGAACCGCATCCTGAACGTGAGGAATATGCCGGTGCCGAGAAGGAGGACGATAAAATAGGGCATTACCTCGGGCCATTCCCAGATATATTTTACCGCGGTATCGATGATCATCTTGACGTATTCCATAAGACGCTCCCGTTCGGTAAGGGGGCACCAGCCCCGGATTGTTTATCATGCTCCCGATTTTATGAGAAAGAAGAGTACGACCAGGATCAGAATCGGACAGATGTACTTTAAAAGAAAATAGAAGATCGGAGCAACCTTCTCGAATCCCGGAAATCCGCTTAGTATCTCTTTTGTCGATTCGCCGTTCTTCCAGACCCAGCCGACGAATATAGATATGAATAGAGCTCCTACACCCAGCATGACATTGCCGAACAGCCAGTCCATCATGCCGAGGAAACTCTTGTGTATGAAAGGCAGGTCCGCCAGCCAGGGAACCATACCTTCCTGGGACAGAAGGGATGGGAGTCCGACGACAAAAGTCACCACTCCGACAATCCAGACGGTTTTTCTTCTTAACCAGTGTTTCTCGTCTACAAGATAGGCGGTCACTACTTCAAGAAGTGATATAGTCGATGTCAGTGCCGCAATTGAAAGCAGGATGAAGAAGAAGGCTCCAACAATCATTCCTCCGGGTATATCACTGAAGATCTCTGGTAGCACCTTGAATACAAGTCCCGGTCCCTCTGTAGGATCCATATTCTTGGCGAAAATGGCAGGAAGGATAAGCAGCCCCGCCATAAAGGCGATCAGAGTATCGAAGAAGGTCACATAGCAGCCTGAGACGACCAGGTTGTCGTTTTTCTTGATATAGCTGCCGTAAGTGATCATGGCTCCCATGCCAAGGCTCAGTGAGAAGAATGCCTGGCCGAGGGCGGCGTTGAAAGTCTTTCCTGTGATCTTGCTGAAATCGGGTTTGAGATAGAACGAGAGGCCCTTGCCTGCTCCTTCCAGGGTGACCGATCTGATGATCAGGATGATCATCAGGACAAAGAGGACCGGCATAAGGATCCTCGCCCATTTCTCGATTCCTTTCCGTACTCCTCCCTGAACGACGACACAGGTCAATGCGATGAATGCCGCGAAAAGGGGCATGGAGATCATGTAGTTGGAT encodes the following:
- a CDS encoding sodium-dependent transporter, whose product is YVTGENGGGAFLFLYLICILLLGLPVMIAELTIGRYSRKNPVGAFEAIRPGSPWKIIGFLGVITGIAILSYYSVLAGYTVGYIGKTIAGNLSSYESFTSNYMISMPLFAAFIALTCVVVQGGVRKGIEKWARILMPVLFVLMIILIIRSVTLEGAGKGLSFYLKPDFSKITGKTFNAALGQAFFSLSLGMGAMITYGSYIKKNDNLVVSGCYVTFFDTLIAFMAGLLILPAIFAKNMDPTEGPGLVFKVLPEIFSDIPGGMIVGAFFFILLSIAALTSTISLLEVVTAYLVDEKHWLRRKTVWIVGVVTFVVGLPSLLSQEGMVPWLADLPFIHKSFLGMMDWLFGNVMLGVGALFISIFVGWVWKNGESTKEILSGFPGFEKVAPIFYFLLKYICPILILVVLFFLIKSGA